A genomic region of Zea mays cultivar B73 chromosome 6, Zm-B73-REFERENCE-NAM-5.0, whole genome shotgun sequence contains the following coding sequences:
- the LOC100303819 gene encoding uncharacterized protein LOC100303819 precursor, with product MAKAPLPLPSLLVLAAFFFHHPCCTAQGRAENISEVEAAVRARASELLRDATSQLVDLPLPANLSGAGVRASALSVRSNALWAGGVNTTGFTVPPRVVPVPFARRLAIVFERFVGNSTAAFAAPQRYALAAPVAGLLAYDASAGPDARVSLRALGAPVRVEFKDDLSAAAALDKGFEFDATTARCVTFAASGEVVATHAVAPGSACAVNGTGHFGIAVLLPETPPPASAVRARWWAWTVGVGAGGVLGASALTLSVAGAVSWTRMRRREEMDRRAMAGEELGRMTVRGSRMPSAKVVRTRPELEERS from the coding sequence ATGGCCAAGGCGCCCCTGCCGCTTCCGTCGCTGCTCGTCCTCGCCGCCTTCTTCTTCCACCACCCCTGCTGCACGGCGCAGGGCCGCGCCGAAAACATCTCGGAGGTCGAGGCCGCGGTCCGCGCCCGCGCGTCCGAGCTGCTCCGCGACGCCACCAGCCAGCTCGTCGACCTGCCCCTCCCGGCCAACCTCTCCGGCGCGGGCGTCCGGGCCTCGGCCCTCAGCGTGCGCAGCAACGCGCTCTGGGCCGGCGGCGTCAACACCACCGGCTTCACCGTCCCGCCGCGCGTCGTGCCGGTCCCGTTCGCGCGCCGCCTCGCCATCGTCTTCGAGCGCTTCGTGGGAAACTCGACGGCCGCGTTCGCCGCGCCGCAACGCTACGCGCTGGCCGCGCCCGTGGCCGGCCTCCTCGCGTACGACGCGTCGGCGGGGCCCGACGCACGCGTCTCGCTCCGGGCGCTCGGCGCGCCGGTGCGCGTCGAGTTCAAGGACGACctgtcggcggcggcggctctgGACAAGGGGTTCGAGTTCGACGCCACCACCGCGCGGTGCGTGACGTTCGCGGCCAGCGGGGAGGTCGTGGCCACGCACGCCGTCGCGCCGGGCTCCGCGTGCGCGGTGAACGGCACGGGTCACTTCGGTATAGCGGTGCTGCTGCCCGAGACGCCGCCGCCAGCCTCGGCCGTGAGGGCCAGGTGGTGGGCGTGGACGGTGGGTGTCGGCGCCGGTGGGGTGCTGGGAGCCAGCGCCTTGACGCTCTCTGTGGCCGGCGCGGTGAGCTGGACCAGGATGCGGCGAAGGGAGGAGATGGATCGGCGGGCGATGGCCGGGGAGGAGCTGGGGAGGATGACGGTGCGCGGGAGCAGGATGCCATCGGCGAAGGTGGTAAGGACGCGGCCGGAGTTGGAAGAGCGCAGCTAG